The window TGCGGATCTTGTTGAAGAGTTCCATGTATTGGATCATGGTATCTGCTGGGCTATAGACTGCATCGTGTCTATTCCCAAACACTGCAGGAGCCCCTGGAGTATGGGTGCCTAGAAAAGTCTGTAGGAACTCTAGAAGCAAGCTCCAGCAGTCACTGGCTACCACACAGGGGCCATACTCCACCTGAGGGCCAAAAGAACAGAGAATGAGCATTAAGGCAAAGAAAAGTCTCCTGCTTCTCTTGTACCTTATGCCCCCTCTCCCATCCTCCCAACTCTaggccaaacacacacacaccttctagcacagtgttgatcCATAAGAAATACTCAACTCAAACATCAGGGATTAGATACACCCAGCACAATTCCCTTTAGACATCTGGACACTTTCATTTGGGGGTTGTGCCAACCCATAGCCCGTACCATAAGACCCAGAGGTAGTTCTTGAATTTTCTCGACCTGTGTAGTCCCTGATATGCTGGGTGAAGATttaaggaaaattctgagagaaaACGGAGGAAGAGAAGgtgaaaggaagaagggagggggaaAGTAAAAAATGGGAGACAGAGCGCATACATTAGAGACAGAGACGGAGAGAGAAAGAATGTGTGCATACACATACACGCATTAAGGGATCAGAAGGAGGCAGAGTTCACCCACATGCCTACAACTCTCTTCAAGACTAAACATTCCTCCCGGGCTCTGCTCCTAAGACTAAGGATAAACATCACAGCTTTTCTCATTCCTCTCTCCTAATTTTTCATTGGAGAGATGGCTGGGAAAATTATTGGTAATCatgaagaaaaacaagcaaagaaacagcaGGGGTGTGTTTGTACTATGAGGCTGGAAATGTGAAAGATAAACAAATAGTGGGTCCTCAGTGGGTCTCAGCAAGTGCATGATGTGTCACAAGCTGTAAAGGATTACAAAACTGTGGCTCCAGAGATTCCTGGAGTTTGAGCAGTAACTACCACTAATGCCCTTTTCTCTGCCTGTGATCCATCCCTCCTAGGTCTCAACTATCTTCACATCTCTACATTTTAAGTCCCTACTTAAATGCAACTCCTCCTGAAGCACCACAATCCCCGGCATCAGCAGTGATCTGACTGGTCTCTTAATCTCAGAGTAATCTGTGACTCTTTTATGCCATTTTTTACAGACTAATTTTAAATACAGTTTATGTGTTTCAGCCTTGCTTCTCTTATTAAATAATAAACTTTCAAAAGGCAGGTCCTGTAGCATGCTTATGTTTTAATCTGACACAGTGCTGGGCACATGGTAGATTGTAGACCATCACTGATCCCAAAACCAGCTATTGCTACACTCCCTCTGTGCCATTTGCAATACATTCAAAAATGTTAACACATTCATACACATAAATGCTTTCTATAATGTAAGAAAGCAGatagcaaattaaaagaaaaggtataTCTTTGCTATGCAACGACTAAAACTTGTCTTAAAGCATACTAAGCAGAACTATAAGGACACATGATTTAAGGTCCATCTGCCAAAAACTAACTCCAGCACAAGTATGTCCTGGACTGCTCCAGTCTTTCTTACAATGGTGACTGCTCCTTCCACAGCATAATTCACCTGCTTCCTCTGACTATGTCTTCCCTTCTCCAGAAAGCCAGACTTACCTAAGCTTTCTACTTGCTGTGAACGTGGCTTCCCATTTCCCCTCCTAGGGTAGACAGTCCCTGCATCattaaagaaagagtaaaaatatataggatAGGGAGCGCAGAAGCTCTGGAGATAAAGATCAGGAAGGCAGATCTGTTTGAACTCAGAGAGACTTGGAAATCTTCAGAATCCTTTGCTGAGCAGCCTCTTCAGCATATCCCTGCTCCTATTTCACCAAGTTCTTACCTCTACAGAGATCCCCCGGGCGCTGGGCCCCATTGTGACTGTGCCTACTTTCACTAGGAAGTCACAATACTGGTAACGGGTGCCCCGGGTCTCAATCTTGCTGGCCTTGGCACTCTGGAAAAAGCCCTTGAGCTTCACCATGAGCACATCAAAGTTGGTATCAGCAATAAGACAAGGTCCATTCTCAAAGAGGGCAAAACAGCTCAAAGGGTACTCAGAGTTGTGCATCACATACATCAGCTTCCCGGTCTGACCTGCAAGGGACAGAGAACCTGTTCATCATCAAGACCTTTGTCAGCAAACCCAGAATAGAGTCAAATGTGTGGACCAAGGCCAGGTAGCAATCTAGCATCAACAGCATTCTTTGGGTGGAAAGGAGGTGGAATCCCTGTACTAACAGGCTTTTCCAGAAAAGAACAGCAAGTAAAGCAGCATGCGGTAAACCCAGCCCTTAGTgtactctattaaaaaaaaaaaaagtgagggtattctgggggttgctcttatgcaagcttcatcaTCGAGAAGCTTCATTGAGAAGCTGGTTGCCATGGTGTCCCAAGCCCAAACCAAAAGTGTCATCGAGAAGCTGGTTGCCATGGTGTGCCAAGCCCAAACCAAAAGTGTtcctataaaccctaaagaataagGCTCTATCTGGGACTCTATAAAAGTCTCACTCActaagcttatttttcagaaactataacctccagatggttcctaggccagataagccctaaacTCAGAGTTACCAATCTCTACAAAAACATCAACCAGCTGCatcctccctaccccataatgtaaATACATCCCTTTCCAAAACGAAGAAGTTAGAActgccattgcccaaatacccctaaagactggaaggaggatcaaaagagaaggaggggttgtaacaaagaagacaggatttaacaaatgagtatgactactgaaccactatattgatatttctttttagtctccagtgtcttagagcagctaaaaaaaaGTACCTGAAATGCTCAAACCCATAACATATTTTGAcgtttgttctaaaactacttattaaaatatactttgaaatttatcactttttttgtatgttatgttatattttacaacaaaaaatgttaaaaaaagacccaggttcaattcccggagcctgcccatgctgaaaaaaaaaaaaagtgaggagtACATAGGAAATGTCAATAGTAGAGATAATGGCTTGATTCTTAGGTTATCTGGTGAGCTCACAAATGAATGCTTAACTTTGGATGTCAAGAATCcatatcatttaaatatatatcttatatGACATGATAAGTAaggtaaaatgaaatgaaatataataaaaataacatcattTAGGCATGCCAAATGATGTGGTTGTTCTGTCTTCTATTCATTCTTCCTTACTTACCTTGGCTTCCTCCTCTTAGAGACGTAGGAAATGGTTCCACAGTAGGGGAGGGTCTGAGCATGAGTCTGGAAAACTAAGCCAGAGCCCAGCAGTACTAACTCTTGTCTACCATGCCTCAAGAAGTTTGGATTTCCTCCTGAAAGCAATGGCAAACCCTTAGAGAATTTTAAGAAGTCTAGCAGATTTAGGAAGCAGCACACTACAGCAGAAAGAACTCAGGATCTGGGATCCAAAGATTTAGTTTCAAACCCCAATTCATCCCTTTCATTCTCTATGagttttttcattgattttacttCTTATTGTAATATAGTAGGAGGAGGGGATTCTATACATATTCAGTTAAGCGGAAAAGGGAA is drawn from Tamandua tetradactyla isolate mTamTet1 chromosome 5, mTamTet1.pri, whole genome shotgun sequence and contains these coding sequences:
- the MED20 gene encoding mediator of RNA polymerase II transcription subunit 20 isoform X2, whose translation is MGVTCVSQMPVAEGKSVQQTVELLTRKLEMLGAEKQGTFCVDCETYHTAASTLGSQGQTGKLMYVMHNSEYPLSCFALFENGPCLIADTNFDVLMVKLKGFFQSAKASKIETRGTRYQYCDFLVKVGTVTMGPSARGISVEILWMGRDLERTSSLSCNFSQYPT
- the MED20 gene encoding mediator of RNA polymerase II transcription subunit 20 isoform X1, whose protein sequence is MGVTCVSQMPVAEGKSVQQTVELLTRKLEMLGAEKQGTFCVDCETYHTAASTLGSQGQTGKLMYVMHNSEYPLSCFALFENGPCLIADTNFDVLMVKLKGFFQSAKASKIETRGTRYQYCDFLVKVGTVTMGPSARGISVEVEYGPCVVASDCWSLLLEFLQTFLGTHTPGAPAVFGNRHDAVYSPADTMIQYMELFNKIRKQQQVPVAGIR
- the MED20 gene encoding mediator of RNA polymerase II transcription subunit 20 isoform X4, giving the protein MYVMHNSEYPLSCFALFENGPCLIADTNFDVLMVKLKGFFQSAKASKIETRGTRYQYCDFLVKVGTVTMGPSARGISVEVEYGPCVVASDCWSLLLEFLQTFLGTHTPGAPAVFGNRHDAVYSPADTMIQYMELFNKIRKQQQVPVAGIR
- the MED20 gene encoding mediator of RNA polymerase II transcription subunit 20 isoform X3, producing the protein MGVTCVSQMPVAEGKSVQQTVELLTRKLEMLGAEKQGTFCVDCETYHTAASTLGSQGQTGKLMYVMHNSEYPLSCFALFENGPCLIADTNFDVLMVKLKGFFQSAKASKIETRGTRYQYCDFLVKVGTVTMGPSARGISVEVIKKKKPNQ